TTACTTTTGGGCAATATACAAACGCTGCTATCCTCTTTTTTACAATTTTTAATTTTACCTGTATTTTGAATGTGTTCGACCTACGTTTTCGCCCACAATGCTGCATTTTTACAGATTAATTCGAAAGTTCTAAAAATGATATTAACAGAAAATTATAGTAATTGCTTAAAAATCGGGTGGTTATTCTGACAAATTACTTCATGTGTATCACAAACGAAGAAAACTGGAACGTTGTAAAGGACAAAAAAGTCTGGGGCGTTTCTGAAATGTACAAAAACACGATCGCTAAGGTTGAAAAGGGCGACATGCTGTTAATTTACGAAATGGGCAAAAACGGCAAAGAGCCAAAACCACAATATGTTCGTGGACTTTACGAAGTTACCTCAGAAGTTAAAACAGATAATAAACGAATATTTGGGATACACCCAAATAGACCAAATGAAACATACCCTTTAAGGCTTAAATTAAAAGAAATCGAAGTGTTTGAGTCGCCAATTTTATTTAAACCGCTCGTAAACAGCCTCGAATTTATAAAAAACAAAAAACAGTGGTCAGGTTCACTTAGACGTGCAATGGTTCCTTTAAACGAATCCGACTTTAACACCATTTTAAATAGTAAATAATAGGTTAATAGTCGTAAACTGGTTCTTTTCGAGGTATGAAAACGACACCACCATGAATTTTAAACAATTCATCCCATTTCTTCTTGTCTGCAAGTCGTCGATCAAGTTCATCGAGATAATCCAATAATTTCAGGATTGTTTCGTAATCATTATTTTCGTAAGCCCTTTCTAGTTTTTTAGCCCAGTAATTGTCTAGTGCTTCTTCGTAATTCATATTTTATGCCTCGTTTTTCATTTTTGACTATAATTACATCCGTATTGCCAATATTATATATACTTTAATTAATCGATACGTGTAGATCAACAAATATCTGTTTGTAAATGCTAAAAAAGGATAATTTATGTGCAATTAACAATTATCAAAAAAGTAAAGAGTGAATGTAGTTGTTAGGCGTTAGTAGATACGCCCATCTGAAACAAATGCTGCAACGTGCTAATGTTACCGGTTTCTGTAATTTCGGTATACTTGTCGTGCCATTTCTTGCTGTATTGTGTTGTAAAAAGTTCTGTTTTCAAAGATCTTTTTAAAAGAATTCGATTGTTCTAAGAAGCAGCTGCGAGTGGCTTTATCGAAGAGTTCTGGGAAGAAACTATCGTTAAATATCTCAAACGAATCTTTCGTGTACTGTTCAAGTTTTTCACTGTCGTTTAGTAGTTTTCCGTAGATTGTTTTAACCATGACCTTGTCACCATCGCTAAACTCGCCTTCGTAAACTTCATTGATCTTTGAGATTATTGCATCTAGCAATTCATCGTTACCAGTTACTCCGATTACATTATCAATTGTTTTAGGATTTGTAAGCATTGCGCAGTCGTCCTTAGTTTCAAGACTGATATCGCCTTCGAAAGTTTTGCTGAGCTTGTAGTATTCGAGTTTGATTTTATCCTCGAGGTCGATCTTTTCAGCTGAGTTTTTAGGCAGCATTTTTTCGAGATATTGCAAGAAGCGATATTCCTTCTGTAAATCCTTATCGAACATTCTTTCAATTTGTGTGATGTACGAATACCATTTTATAAAGTTTCTGACCGCTTTTTTAAACTTGAACTGATCTTCTTCGCTAATTTCGGAATACACCCTAATTATCGGCAGGAACATACTCGTGATTTTACCGTGAGCAGTATTTGACTGCGCACCTGATTTATAGTAAATCTTGGTACTTTTCTCAACATCGTCATCATTGTATATTCTGAAATTTCTAAGAAGCGCTTTTGTATCATAAATTAAATTAACATTGATTTCTTCGTCAAGGGCGGTTTCTTTGTAGTATGGTGCAAATGAAAGTAATATGTCTTCTGAATTGTTCACAAAGTCGAGTATAAATGTATCGTTTTTATAAGGGGCGGTTCTGTTAAGTCTTGAAAGTGTTTGAACAGCTTTAACACCATTAAGCTTCTTGTCAACAAACATCGTG
This Methanococcus maripaludis C5 DNA region includes the following protein-coding sequences:
- a CDS encoding EVE domain-containing protein, encoding MCITNEENWNVVKDKKVWGVSEMYKNTIAKVEKGDMLLIYEMGKNGKEPKPQYVRGLYEVTSEVKTDNKRIFGIHPNRPNETYPLRLKLKEIEVFESPILFKPLVNSLEFIKNKKQWSGSLRRAMVPLNESDFNTILNSK